The DNA region ggtttttttaaaattttaattggtttaattggttttgtttcacggtttggtttttttaatttttgttttattttcttagtttaattagcattttagtttttctctCAGCCCTACTTATAATAATTGAAGTTATGGTCTTTAGCTGGTTTCTCTTCTCTGTCTCCATGCTtgtgatttcttttattttggaagtTTCCGCCACCTCGATTCGCTCAAGTTTGCTTTTATTTTGCAGCTTGAGCACAACTAtctcgttttaattttttctatctttatttttactttccttTAGTACATTCTAGCCTTTTCATCTCCTTTCACTGTGTtgttcttgtttcttgatttttttaaaaaattatatttcccATGAATTCGTTGCGCTTGCTTTGATGTTGTTCTGAGCTGTTGCTAATGGTGTCATTGTTTATCAACCAGATTTTATAGGGATGAAGAGCTACTGTGTGGTTTACGAACATGCATCTTTTACTTTTATGTAGGCaatgtttggcattgtgtttgtacctgcgtttcattaaattttgatttttttttttgctaaaattgagtgcggtttgtaccttttggatcgttttgatgtgctgatgtcaaaaataattttttaaaaatgaaaaaacatcattggcatgtatttcggcacgaaaagctatttgaaaagcaaccgctaccatactaccaaacacgctcgtAGAATACTGtgtataaccaaaaaaaaattaataataaaaataaataactattgATTGATTAACTTTATGCCTAAcctatttttaaacaaaagatTATGTAGTTTCATGCTATTTGAACGACCtatcttttaattcttttaatttaaacaagCTGCTTCTTCTGATTGTCTTTCatgtcacctttttttttttttttttttttttttaatctatgctCCTttcgatttttttgtttgtttttcctatTGTGTATCCCTATCAAATGCCTTCCAAGgctatcaatattaaaaaattaataaatacaaatgtaaacattgacgaaactttttttattaatatattgcGATGATTTACTGATAGAATTTATTATCCATATATCCATTGGTAAacactaacaaaataaatttcctTAGTATATACAGAGAGAATTGcaatgaaaaaataaggaaTGAATAAAAACGAAATAGTATGATGACTTGTAACTTTTACAGACgatattaccgatggaattaacCTGATAGTAAAGTACAATAGTAAATATGCCGATGAAAAAATTTTCTTGGTATATACCAAAGGAATTAAGGGGGGTATTATAGTGAGATACAAGAAAAGCAAATTGTACAGTGACGTGATATTTTAACCGACAGATTTACTGATAGAATAATTTTGTTGGTCATGccatcaataaaatttaatttatgacctgATGATCGACTCTGCTCCCCCcctcatttctccttcttcattatatttttttttctgtaacaaACACCCACCACCTCCTTTCCAATCTCAACACAATTCAATCTCTAACAACAAATTTAATCACCATAATACTCTGTTTGTTAGTATACATGTTTTGATTCAGATTTTATTAAGCACTTTCCACTTTAAATAAGCAAatcttctatttgttttatttgaactcaattttaaaatgttaattattttgcatatttttgtagtatatgtattttatttgaatgtttacttgttttatagttttttcttatataaatttgttatatggatttattttttgtacatgttagggtttgttttagattttgtaaaattatatttgtttataaattgataaaacttatgtcaaaattttaacttaggtgttttatgataaaataaataatagcttatTTAATGGGTTCGTTTTatgttttgtcaattttattgccaagttgaattttttagtaaatgtgtagaaatttaaatttatgtagataatgaattaagagttcttttaaattaaattaaataagtttgagttaaattaatatttttataaatttatttagttaatacatgttgtcatcattattttatatagattttataTAAGTAATAGATAATCATTTATGGATGTAtagagattcaccccaagggtTGCAgatgatgaattattgtaatggagttcagagttttattaattacgcactatctaatatgaaaaatattagtaGAGATGTCCGTGAAAAAGTTGTAAAAATACAAAGTTTATTGATCCAAATGTTATAATGATgcattttttaccaaaaaagatTCATGAAGAAATACTTATATTAATATACACACGAAGAATCATATAATCCTCACGATAAAGGTGGACTCGTTTAGGCTAAGTCCTAATCAAACCCTACACAAGACCCAACCAAGGTTAAACACTTAGTTGGCCCGATGCCCAATCAAGTCTCACACTTAATTGGGCCACAACCGAatcaaattcttcttcttcttctttttttatttttttctctatttcttaatCTCATTTTAATCATAAGCTATAAGTCTATGAAAACTCTACTTGGAAATATAACGAAGGAATAGAGCTGTCATCTTATGGTGAAAGATTTTTTCTAGatactatcattttttttggatataaaatGTCAAGTTCTAACACAAAGAAGtaggcatataaaaaaaatatcatactcTTTTTGTattcactttctttttattatctaaaaatccTAAACTAAATTTGGTATCAGAAAGTTTTTTGCTGATAACAACTATCATCTATACAAAAATCATCTTTAAAAAGCTTTcgatcaaattattattttcagatttttttaaattaacacttaatatttgtttgttatccatttatttttattggaaagAAACAATAGTGACAACCCTTAGGGTCTGTTTAGAATTATGATAACggtgataatttaaaatattttttgtttagaaatatgttaaaataattttttaatttttttttttgatatcagcatcaagacaatatatatatatatatatatatatatatatatatatattttattttaaataaaaaaaaaattttaaaatttttaaaaacataatttgcatACCACGTTCCGAATCACTCCCTTAATAAACAATGGACACTAACGGAGGAGGAGGTGGCGCGAAAAGCACTATCAGATCTCAAATCCCCAATCTGAAAGAGAGAGATTCAGATCTCCTATCAAAACCCCCTTCTTCTTTTCCAGTAAGGAAAAAGAGAGAATGCAGAAAACGGCACAATCGTGGTTCACGGGAGGCCCAACCTTCAACGACCAaaaatcctcctcctcctcctcctcttccccGTCTTTGCTATCAGATTGGAACGCTTACGCCGCTTCTCAGGAATCCGATTCCTCCGCTCCAGCTTTCGATCTCGAAGCCGCAGTCCGTACCACCAGCGACAAAGTATCCGGCACCTTCAACGTGTAATTTCTACTACCCTACTACGTCATAATTATCCTTTCATTTCATATCCTCTCTTCAAGATTGGATTAAATTATGCTTCATTCTGGTGCTAGTGTTAGTCAATCGTGAACAATTAGGTTTCTtaccaacaaaaattttattagaaaattgatttaaaaaatggcGTTGTTTTGCTAgtgaattttcaattattttgacatttttttgctatttaatTCTATTATGCTGTGCATTTAATTGCGGGGCAATCCATCTCTGCGGTCACTGTAATCACTGGTATAATTGACTGGCAAACGGCAAGCATATCATTTTTCTCAATTGTTATGTGCTGCGAGTGCAATGGTGTTGGTGGAATGAGTTTAAGTTCTAATAAAAGGTAAAATCAggaggagggaaaaaaaaacgaaaactaTTTTCGTGCTTGATGAAACTATTTTCGTCGGATTATTATTTCCCTGCAAGCATGAATTGGAAACTGATTTTTGAATTGGTCTGTGGCTTTATTGGTATTTATTTCCTCATGATTGATTACTATCATAAATACAAGAATGTTTACGTctgtattttttgttcaatttcagaGTTTCGAAAGGAGTCAGGGATATACCCGGGAGTTTTCAGTCTTCCACTATCAATGTTCCTTCTGGACAATCTTTCGTGTACTTTGGTATACTACTTGCTGCTGGAGTGTTCTTTGTCTTTATTGCATTCACCATGTTCCTTCCTGTCATGGTGTTGGTGCCTCAGAAATTCGCAATCTGCTTTACTATTGGTTGTGCCTTAATCGTTGCTTCATTCTTTGCACTCAAAGGCCCTAAGAATCAGCTTGCCCACATGTTTTCTAAAgaggtattttattttatttccctgACCAATGCTCGTATTAGTTAATGAATCACTTACAGAAACATTTGAGTTATGTTTGATTGCATGGCTTAAAGTTGTTGAATGTTTCTTGTCAATGAGATATTTAGGCTCCTTGCTTTCCTTCCTATTTACAGAGGCTCCCTTTCACTTTGGGATTTATCAGTACCATGGTAGGAACTGTATATGTTTCTATGGTGCTTCACAGTTACATCCTTTCTGTGCTCTTCTCCGTGTTACAGGTACCAACTTCAAATTCCTGTGTGGTACTTTGAATTTCTTTATAGTCTACTCATGTGCTTGGCAAATAGCTCACCTAGGTATCCGAGTAATATCTGGTGTAAAACTTGAAGTGTATGGTTTAGTTCATACTAGATAGGTTACCTGCACTGCCTTTTAATGTGCAAGAGAAGTTTCACCGAAGTAATCgctaaaaaggataaaaaataataatgtaggcgttgttaatgtgttttttaacataataaaattaaaagaaatttcaaatgcacttccttttgttttttaaatattaagacaatGACATATTGGATCGATGTAGGTCAACTTGTGTTCACCTTTCAAATACAAGACCTagtttgcaattatttttttattttattatataataataaagatagaTGCTCGCATAAAAGataccaaatatttttatttaaaataataataatataaatatgatgGGTTGGACAAAAAGAATGTttgctataattaaaaaaaaaaaacaactataatcttttttgaaaacaaacaaaatcttaatggtattttaaaaaataataactcaaatgtattcttaattaattccCAAACTCGATAAAGTAATAATGTAATATATATGCACGCGGGCCTAGGAGGCCTAACATGCCCGACCCACTAAAATTCAGACCTAGCGTGTGGGGCTGGCAGAATAGGCCTGCGTGCATGAGCttgatattatttgttatttaaatagGCCAATGACAAACCACGCTTTTTCTGCAAACTTAGGTATTGCTTCGaacggtttgtactttttagatcattttgatgtattgatgtcaaaaataattttaaaaaaataaaaaacatcattggcatacatttcgacatgaaaaattatttgaaaagcaaccgctaccacactgctaaACACGCTCTAAGATAGATATTGTTTTTACTCAAAACTCTAATTTTGACccattttatgaaaaaaaaatataaaaataaatgcaaaaaagaAGCAAGAGTGTGAGCCTACAAGGCCCATCATGCCTAACCCACTAAAATTCAAGCCTAGCGTGTGGGCCTAGCAGAATAGGCCTGCGTGCAtgagtttgatattttattattatttaaatagatggatgacatgttgtttgccaattttattttattttttaaaagaaatagacAACATGTCGTTTACAAACCCAATTTCTAGCCATCATAGAGGTGACCGAAAAACCTTGATATGTATTGTTTTACTAAAAAACCTGATTTTAACCCATTTTCACATGAAAATACTCTTataacctttaaaaaataattcctcaattcaaaaaactcaaaattggttaaaaacaaatcaaacggGTGAAAAATTCTCACAACACCGATTTACtttttttgacaatttaaaaGTCCAAAACCATCTCAATTTTCTGACTCCTCTCGGACACTCTGATActaaatttgatctttttgtCGTCAAATTCCAACcaaccaatttttttcttgctcatTCTCTATTTTCTCATGATTTTCTCTTTCCCTTCTAACAGGGATTAAAATGGAAATTTGAATATATACTAAggcaaaattaatcaaaaggtgttgacaccattttttttttaaaggactcctattttttctttgtttcagtttTGATCCCCTAGTTATCTAAGTAAAGATTCTTTATGTGGTGTAAAACCTGAGTTTTGCTAGTATTGTTTACTttttaccattatttttctaaattaaaaagaaaggcactattttttttttgtcccattTCTTTGTTGAATTGTAGTCTTGTCAGGTGTTAATGATTTATAGAATGTCATCCTCAATAGGCTTTGCGTATTCCTGTTGGGTGAATCTGTGATTTTTCGGATCCATGGAATTATGGTGTGTATTTACGTGTTTGAAATACCTCAGATTATGCACCAGGGCAACATTGCCCTCTAAAACCATAGATACcaatttcttcatttcttttccatTGTAGTGACTGGAGTAATAATTCTTGAGAAACTAACGCCTTTTTAAAACTTTGCTAGGTCCTCGCTCTATCGTATTATGCCATTTCTTATTTCCCTGGAGGATCTACTGGGCTGAAGTTTCTTTCTTCAACTTTTACCGCATCAATACTGAGATGTTTCGGAAGGTGATATCAGCGCCTGGTTTTTCTCATATATTATTGTTCCCGTCATATATctattgtttcttttatttatttctttttaattttttggtgtatgaaactCTTATTGATCAAAAGAACTAGAAAGGGCAGAGCCCACAGTTTTTCTAGGATAGAAATGTTCCTTAGTGTTAAATAACATTCAGAgttaagtttgaatttgaaactCCTTGGATGTGATAACATTCTCATACTTGTGTGAAAATGCTCCTCACTTCGGCGTTGGAAGAGCTTTCCGCATCGTGATCTTATAATGAGAGGTTCCATGCCACAAAAGATGTTTCAGGGTTGGTGCAGAATCCAGTCCGAAAGAGTGCTTGGGATTTTTAAGCGAGTgcatattttgattttctcgCTGTTCTAAACCAAGTGACCTCTTTCAACAGACATTTAACGAAGGATTAAAGACACTATAGGCACAAGTCCAACATCccgagagaaaaagaaaacactaatCTTACAAAAGGCAACTCATACTACATCCCCGTTGTCATATGCCTCGTAAACTACCTCATCAGTTTCATTTCTACCTTCTCCATTCCCAGATTCAATCAAGCTCTTGCCAGTGTATTTGGATTTTAATGATACTCCAATATGACTGGCTGAAGCACCAGCCTGGATTGCCTCTACGTACAAAACCTTCATCATGTTCCTAAAGCGACGCCGGAAGGTTGGAAACCGGGACATGGAAGCTACAATCCCTTGCAGTCTGTTGAGGATTAAATCCATGGTGGGTTAGGAGGATTATATCTACTGCTCGAGCTCAGTTTAGTCTAGAGGATTCTGGTCTAGGCTGCCCTCATTATAGTAACAAGAATCTAGTGCAGTTTAACCCAGAAAAGGTTGTGTTCTACCTCTCAGTTGGAtacacaatttaaaaacataccTTCTGATAATGGCTTGCAGCTGTGCCCTTCTGACATTGTCATTGGATGGAAATCCAGTTCCATCCCACTCCTCGGGCCTCTTGTTTTCGCACTCAATAACCAGCCTTTTCAGACaggtttcttcattttcttctacTTTCAGATTCTTTATTTGCTCTTTCATAATCAATAACGGTTCGATTAAccactcaaacaccttttccCTTGGTCCATTGTTTCTTGCCAACTCCACATCATCAGCTGCAAGATTCAATTGCTATTATGATCATGACTAGCACTGTAAAATAGCATAAATCAAGCCAGGACAAAAGGTTTAGAAAAGACATACAGATCACCAGCCCAGATGAGTCAGACTTCGCAGATACAAGCAGACAATGTAGTACGGACCAAGTAGGTAATTTGATGCTCAGCTTCTTACAGTTACCCTTCACGAGGCATTCTTCAATTTCCTGGATACTTACCAGGCCATCACGAAGGAGTATCCTACCGTTTACCTCACAAGCTTTGAATAACCAATCCCATACCTGTGCCATCGAAGCTTTAACTCTGAAGTTCATGAGAAACAAAATTGATTACAGCTTGTACACTGAGAACTCGATACCTGCACTGCTTTGTATTGCTGGATTTCCCACTTCAGTGTTCTTGACTTTTGCGAGATGAGTTGCGCATTGAGCGAGTTTTCTCTTCTTGTCTTCAAGCTGTTGTCCTCTCCTGGCTTAGGGTTTGCATTCTTACGGTACCTGGGCCTGGCTGTCACGGAGATGTTTCAGAGTCGATTCGGTTTTCAGGAATCAGGTCCCTGCCCCCTTTTTGGTATTAATTATacagaaagaaaaatcatctgAGTCAAACACAGCACCTTGGCAAGCATGATCCTTCCCTCAAGTAGAGAAAATCATTCACATACTCGTCAAATAATGAAACCAAAGCCAAGATGTAACCAAGCCCCTTCATGAGCGAGTCTTCCTGAAAATCATGGACCTCGATTCAAATAAAACTCCAAACATACATGAAAGAACCTACAACATATCAAGACCTCTCTGTATTCTACATCAAACTGAGTGAAATGACTACTTGTGGCAGACCTGATAGACAATCACTCCACTGTAAAGTGCCAGGAAGAAGCTGGATATGATAGCTCCAATTACAGCTCCTAAAACAGCTAAAGGCCACAAGATGATGGCCAGACCAGCAAATGGAACACATACCGTCTCCAAGAATGGCCCTTCTCTACCAATCAAATCTTCCAATAGCCTTTTCCATCCTCGAAACAGCATGTATGGGCTTTTCCACAGAGCAACAGCTGTTATCAGAAGCACATCAACCGGCACGGCGATCAGGATCACCAGCAAGCAACTTGGCAGTTTTGCTAACCTTGAAaggataaaatcatatattgtcAAGAACCGatggttttttctctctctcgtttttttaacatgtttgtCGATATGTAACAGAGAAACAGGAGGAAATTTCATACTTCACATCCATCGGCTTCTCTTCTGGAGGGACCTTCTCACATAGTTCATCCATGTAAGAGAAGTAAGAATGGAAGCAAAAATCTGTAAAATCGCACACTACTGTGCAGGTGCCTTTGATAGTGGGCAAGCAACCATCCTGGTGAAAGGAAATTCAAGCGGAAGccaaattacaataaaatcacTCTACTGAAGCCTTATCCCGATAAAGTGATGAAAATGGGCATGATTTTGATGCTCAAATGCACAGTGCTAGTATGCGAGATTGAATCCATGGAGCAATGTAGACATGAGAGACTGAAATATCTTACCCCAAGATAATATAAAATGCAAATATTTCCAGAAAAATGCTGGAAATTAATGAGGACGCAGAAGTTTAACCTGGTTTTAACAATTCAAAGCCATAAAATGCTAGCGAGAAAACAGAATGAAATTAGAAGGTTAAGAGGCCTGAATGTTCACTTCTCCTTGAGGACATTGGTCCAACATACATCTTAGAACACTGGAATGTTGTTTCGACAGTCACTGGGCAATGCTTTATGACTACTTGGGTGAGAAGCTCACGACAAGAGCTGAATCCAGGTGTCAGAAAGTGTACTAGGATTGCATCTGAAAGCAAACATTATACAGCAATTCGGAGAAAAAAATGATACTGTGCAGACACCAGTTAAACACTCTTCTTCAGATATTAGAATCATGCTCTAAGGAGGCTAGGAAACAATTAACAAGGACCTGCAGAAGCAAGAATTCCGACTATCCAATCATGAGGGGCAACTCAACTTATTAAACCTTGGGTTTGTTTCTTAATGTTACGAGTTCGAGTTTTCTAATAATCATTGGAgacttatatgattgttaacttaAAAATCTATGGAATTAGTTGAGTTGCGCATAAGATCGCAAGACACCTaagttgtaaaaaaagaaaaaagaattccgACTATCTCTTTAAATAAAACCAGAAATAACCCCAAGACCAAGGCATATTCAGCTCTTAACTTCATCTGACGTCTCCATTTGCAATCTCAAATCTTATGTAAGCGAACCAGAATCAGCACAGTTCAATGGGTAtcatatcatcatttttgcTGCAGTCATATGGTTCGTTTGGGCACAGAAAAGAAGGCCAAGACAGAGAGATAGAGACTCACAGCAAAACAGTGAACATTCAGAACTATAATTGCAGTGAAACATAAACAGTGccaagacagagagagagactcACAGCAAAACAGTGGTAGAATTTGTCCTTGACATTCTCCCCGACAGCCTCAAAAGTTGCAAGAAGAGGAGCAAAAAACCCGTATCCAATGCCACCCAAAAGGCTTCCGCCAATTCCAATGACTGGCCAAAGGACCAAGGGCACAGGCAACAGCAAAAGCACCGCAATCTTCAGGACAAAACCAAGCCTCCTGGTTCTACAATTGTAAACGAAAACCGAATCAAATTACAAGAACAAAAGCAAATATGAACAAAAgcaaatatgtatatatacctTGCCACACAATAGTAAGTGTACAGGAAATGAGCAATCCAAAGACCAATGATCACAGCTGAATTACCGATCACAACAATTCCCAGGGCGATGGGACCAATTATCGCAGCTGTGTACACAAAAGAATTTTAGCAACACAGACTCACAAGACATAGCTACTACCAGCTACCCTCCAAGAAATTCTCCACTGAAAAAACCATGCACCCCATTgattatttctaaaaaacatgatataccTTTGGCAAGGCCAAGgatgaggaggaagaagaagaagggcaagaaggagaagaagctcCAAAGGGTAGCCAGAAACCCAACGGGAACCTTCATGAGCTGGCTAGCTGAAGGTCCTCTTTGATGAATTCAATAAAGTCAGCTAAGCctaataataaagagaaaattCATAGTAATATATATGGATCAATTTAGAGAAAGGGAGCTGCTGCTTTGGAGAAGCCCGGTGGAAGATGATGGGAGGGTTACGTGGCGAGAGACCGTGGTCCAAAGAACACGTGGCGAGGGAGGAATCTAAAAGGGACCCGTGAGATTAAAACGGTGGCTCTGGGCGTGACAGACACCACTCTCCGGGCTACTTTCATCACACCTTTTTTGGCGGGAACCAACCGCCTTctatagccaaaaaaaaaaataaaaacaaaactaaatccAACGCCATTTCTTTAACGTGATTgaaacattattgttttttaaattaattttttattttaaaatatatattttttattttttaaaaattattttttatattatctaattaaaatgatttaaaaaatatatatattaatttaaagtaaaaaaaataaaacattttaaatttttttttaaaatatttttaaaacacaaaaataaacatagttATTTATACTTAATtggtatgatttttttattttattttttttaggtggaAGGCTAACAGCcttattattaactttaataactacattgttttgttttaaaagatcTTGATAGCCGATTAAATTTgaagataatttattattattattttgtttactaAGATGAATTTTCATTAAACtgatattttaattctttataaGATTCAATTCTTTGTTAGGTTATGttagcattatatatatatatatatatatatatatatatatatatatatatatgtatgtatgtatgtgtgtgtgtgtgtgtgttactTCCTTCATAATTTGATATTAGTTTAGAACTATTATATTTAGTTGAGATATGTTATTTATTGTATATGCAACTTTGTAATTAAATTACAtgttgaattgaattcaatttctaaattgatttgaatttaattgataatatgttataattattatgtttaaaataaaatattaaatcacataattaaattcaaatatatttttaaaatatataagaaaatgaattgaattagcaattctaattattttaccctatatttataaattatttttgctatCTAAAtcatttcccttttgttttgttttgttataagCACCATTAT from Populus alba chromosome 14, ASM523922v2, whole genome shotgun sequence includes:
- the LOC118054692 gene encoding protein transport protein sft2, whose protein sequence is MQKTAQSWFTGGPTFNDQKSSSSSSSSPSLLSDWNAYAASQESDSSAPAFDLEAAVRTTSDKVSGTFNVVSKGVRDIPGSFQSSTINVPSGQSFVYFGILLAAGVFFVFIAFTMFLPVMVLVPQKFAICFTIGCALIVASFFALKGPKNQLAHMFSKERLPFTLGFISTMVGTVYVSMVLHSYILSVLFSVLQVLALSYYAISYFPGGSTGLKFLSSTFTASILRCFGR
- the LOC118054608 gene encoding uncharacterized membrane protein At3g27390 isoform X2; amino-acid sequence: MKVPVGFLATLWSFFSFLPFFFFLLILGLAKAAIIGPIALGIVVIGNSAVIIGLWIAHFLYTYYCVARTRRLGFVLKIAVLLLLPVPLVLWPVIGIGGSLLGGIGYGFFAPLLATFEAVGENVKDKFYHCFADGCLPTIKGTCTVVCDFTDFCFHSYFSYMDELCEKVPPEEKPMDVKLAKLPSCLLVILIAVPVDVLLITAVALWKSPYMLFRGWKRLLEDLIGREGPFLETEDSLMKGLGYILALVSLFDEYVNDFLYLREGSCLPRPRYRKNANPKPGEDNSLKTRRENSLNAQLISQKSRTLKWEIQQYKAVQVWDWLFKACEVNGRILLRDGLVSIQEIEECLVKGNCKKLSIKLPTWSVLHCLLVSAKSDSSGLVISDDVELARNNGPREKVFEWLIEPLLIMKEQIKNLKVEENEETCLKRLVIECENKRPEEWDGTGFPSNDNVRRAQLQAIIRRLQGIVASMSRFPTFRRRFRNMMKVLYVEAIQAGASASHIGVSLKSKYTGKSLIESGNGEGRNETDEVVYEAYDNGDVV
- the LOC118054608 gene encoding uncharacterized membrane protein At3g27390 isoform X1 produces the protein MKVPVGFLATLWSFFSFLPFFFFLLILGLAKAAIIGPIALGIVVIGNSAVIIGLWIAHFLYTYYCVARTRRLGFVLKIAVLLLLPVPLVLWPVIGIGGSLLGGIGYGFFAPLLATFEAVGENVKDKFYHCFADGCLPTIKGTCTVVCDFTDFCFHSYFSYMDELCEKVPPEEKPMDVKLAKLPSCLLVILIAVPVDVLLITAVALWKSPYMLFRGWKRLLEDLIGREGPFLETVCVPFAGLAIILWPLAVLGAVIGAIISSFFLALYSGVIVYQEDSLMKGLGYILALVSLFDEYVNDFLYLREGSCLPRPRYRKNANPKPGEDNSLKTRRENSLNAQLISQKSRTLKWEIQQYKAVQVWDWLFKACEVNGRILLRDGLVSIQEIEECLVKGNCKKLSIKLPTWSVLHCLLVSAKSDSSGLVISDDVELARNNGPREKVFEWLIEPLLIMKEQIKNLKVEENEETCLKRLVIECENKRPEEWDGTGFPSNDNVRRAQLQAIIRRLQGIVASMSRFPTFRRRFRNMMKVLYVEAIQAGASASHIGVSLKSKYTGKSLIESGNGEGRNETDEVVYEAYDNGDVV